Proteins encoded in a region of the Limanda limanda chromosome 17, fLimLim1.1, whole genome shotgun sequence genome:
- the rfx1a gene encoding MHC class II regulatory factor RFX1a isoform X1 — MATAGYVGEIQPAAQPQGAGVTVTPGQPDASSTPATAPQFLAEIQTAVATPTVVTSTGQTAPTEQATSIIIQKPAAGSQAQPTAQAQSLQTQYVTAEIQGSPSETGNAQSTPQYIVVTVTEGSLHSSDSLSDSSPPPAVVQTGVPTQVVQQVQTAQQQRSVVQATSQITKTEPGTQLSVTSLQPVHISQEVQQLTPVPVQHVYTNQVQYVEGGDTNYTTSTIRSSTFPYTDTPLYTQTTAAQYYESQPTSGSQASTPGTPLTVSVTAGTTGGLSMFVAQPTIAAGGGATVVTTGGTTNGAGDGAGTNGGTAGSYVIQGGYMLGSSSGGAAGNSQNYSHTARASPATVSITEGEESSVPSADKKVQWLLDNYETAEGVSLPRSTLYCHYLLHCQEQKLEPVNAASFGKLIRSVFMGLRTRRLGTRGNSKYHYYGLRIKAGSSLLRLMEDQQHLAMRQQPFSQKQRLKPVHKVEGMTNGTAAGAGQQQQQQQQGSGQVDISTQVQQYQQFLDASRSLPEFADIDLQEKSLPEGIELEHIKSFQLLYREHCEAILDVMVNLQFTLVETLWKTFWRFSQSQDGDPTLAVHDESEKRLPKSCLVILCKYDPVLRWSRDCDNSLYQSLVEILIPDVLRPIPSALTQAIRNFAKSLESWLTNAMMNIPEEMVRIKVTSANAFAQTLRRYTSLNHLAQAARAVLQNTAQINQMLSDLNRVDFANVQEQASWVCRCEDRVVQRLEQDFKLTLQQQNSLEQWAAWLDGVVSQVLKPYQHSSTFPKAAKLFLLKWSFYSSMVIRDLTLRSAASFGSFHLIRLLYDEYMYYLIEHRVAQAKGETPIAVMGEFASLGRGLNQLDPDKEEEEEEDEESDEDGQELCLPSDGVVLGDESLEPPAKLARTDQRVLFTTGSADD; from the exons ATGGCCACCGCAGGCTACGTAGGCGAGATCCAGCCGGCAGCCCAACCCCAGGGGGCTGGTGTCACCGTCACACCTGGGCAGCCCGATGCCAGCTCCACCCCTGCAACTGCCCCTCAGTTTCTGGCTGAGATTCAGACTGCTGTGGCTACTCCCACTGTCGTCACATCCACGGGCCAAACTGCTCCCACTGAGCAAGCCACTTCCATCATCATTCAGAAGCCTGCAGCTGGTAGTCAAGCTCAGCCCACAGCACAGGCCCAGTCACTTCAGACTCAGTATGTGACGGCAGAAATCCAGGGCTCCCCTTCAGAGACTGGAAATGCTCAAAGCACTCCTCAGTACATCGTTGTAACAGTCACGG AGGGCTCCCTTCACTCAAGTGACAGTTTGTCGGACTCTagtcctcctccagctgtggTGCAGACAGGTGTTCCCACACAGGTTGTTCAACAGGTGCAGACGGCTCAGCAG CAGAGGTCTGTGGTGCAGGCCACCTCCCAGATAACCAAGACTGAGCCAGGGACCCAGCTCAGCGTCACCAGTCTACAGCCTGTTCATATCAGCCAGGAG GTCCAGCAGCTCACACCAGTGCCAGTTCAACATGTTTACACCAATCAAGTGCAGTATGTGGAAGGAGGAGACACCAACTACACCACCAGCACCAT TCGCTCCAGCACCTTCCCTTACACTGACACACCCCTGTACACCCAGACCACAGCCGCCCAGTATTATGAAAGTCAGCCAACTTCAGGCTCTCAGGCCTCCACCCCTGGCACTCCTCTTACCGTCTCTGTGACGGCTGGCACGACAGGGGGCTTGTCCATGTTTGTGGCACAGCCCACCATTGCggcagggggaggagccacagTGGTGACCACAGGTGGCACCACCAATGGGGCAGGGGATGGGGCAGGCACCAATGGTGGCACAGCAGGCAGCTATGTGATCCAGGGGGGTTACATGctgggcagcagcagcggaggggCAGCTGGCAACAGTCAGAACTACTCACACACCGCCCGCGCCTCCCCAGCCACTGTGAGTATTACAGAGGGCGAGGAGAGTAGCGTGCCGTCGGCAGACAAGAAG GTACAGTGGTTGCTGGACAACTATGAGACAGCTGAAGGAGTGAGTCTGCCGCGTTCCACCCTCTACTGCCACTATCTGCTGCACTGTCAGGAGCAGAAACTCGAGCCTGTTAATGCTGCCTCTTTTGGGAAACTCATTAGATCTGTTTTCATGGGGCTACGCACACGACGCCTGGGCACTCG GGGTAATTCAAAATACCACTACTATGGCCTGAGGATCAAGGCAGGTTCCTCTCTTCTCCGTCTCATGGAAGACCAGCAACATCTGGCCATGAGGCAGCAGCCCTTCTCACAGAAACAGAG GTTGAAGCCTGTGCACAAAGTGGAAGGAATGACAAACGGCACTGCGGCAGGAGcaggccagcagcagcagcagcagcaacaggggTCAGGACAGGTGGACATCAGCACCCAGGTTCAACAGTACCAGCAGTTCTTAG atGCGTCTAGATCTCTACCAGAGTTCGCAGATATCGACCTTCAGGAGAAGTCTCTGCCGGAGGGTATCGAACTGGAGCACATAAAGAGCTTTCAGCTGCTGTACAGAGAGCACTGTGAG gCCATACTGGATGTGATGGTCAACCTGCAGTTTACCCTGGTGGAGACACTGTGGAAGACCTTCTGGAGATTCAGCCAGAGCCAGGATGGAGATCCCACCTTGGCTGT TCATGATGAGTCAGAGAAGCGTCTCCCTAAGTCCTGCCTGGTGATTCTGTGCAAGTACGACCCAGTGCTGCGCTGGAGCCGTGACTGTGACAACAGCCTGTACCAGAGCCTGGTGGAGATCCTCATCCCTGATGTCCTCAGGCCCATCCCCA GTGCCTTAACTCAAGCCATCCGTAATTTTGCCAAGAGCCTGGAGAGCTGGCTGACCAATGCCATGATGAACATCCCAGAGGAGATGGTCCGAATCAAG GTAACTTCAGCCAATGCGTTTGCTCAGACACTGCGTCGCTACACCAGTCTGAACCACCTCGCCCAGGCGGCCCGCGCTGTCCTCCAGAACACAGCTCAGATCAACCAGATGCTCTCGGACCTCAACCGCGTTGATTTTGCAAACGTCCAG GAGCAGGCTTCGTGGGTGTGCCGGTGTGAAGACCGTGTTGTGCAGCGGCTGGAGCAGGATTTCAAGCTGACCCTTCAGCAGCAGAACTCCCTGGAGCAGTGGGCTGCGTGGCTGGATGGCGTAGTTTCCCAAGTTCTTAAGCCCTACCAGCACAGCTCTACCTTCCCGAAGGCCGCTAAGCTCTTCCTGCTCAAGTGGTCCTTTTACAG TTCCATGGTAATCAGGGACTTAACCCTGCGGAGTGCAGCCAGTTTCGGTTCCTTTCACTTGATCCGCCTGCTCTACGATGAGTACATGTACTACCTGATTGAGCACAGAGTTGCCCAGGCTAAAGGAGAAACCCCCATCGCTGTCATGGGAGAG TTTGCCAGTTTAGGCCGGGGTCTAAACCAGCTGGATCCTGACAAAG aagaggaagaggaggaggatgaggagagtgACGAGGATGGTCAGGAGCTTTGTCTTCCCTCAGACGGGGTCGTGCTTGGAGATGAGTCTCTGGAGCCGCCTGCTAAGCTGGCCAGAACTGACCAGAGAGTCCTCTTCACCACCGGATCAGCTGACGACTAA
- the rfx1a gene encoding MHC class II regulatory factor RFX1a isoform X3: MATAGYVGEIQPAAQPQGAGVTVTPGQPDASSTPATAPQFLAEIQTAVATPTVVTSTGQTAPTEQATSIIIQKPAAGSQAQPTAQAQSLQTQYVTAEIQGSPSETGNAQSTPQYIVVTVTEGSLHSSDSLSDSSPPPAVVQTGVPTQVVQQVQTAQQQRSVVQATSQITKTEPGTQLSVTSLQPVHISQEVQQLTPVPVQHVYTNQVQYVEGGDTNYTTSTIRSSTFPYTDTPLYTQTTAAQYYESQPTSGSQASTPGTPLTVSVTAGTTGGLSMFVAQPTIAAGGGATVVTTGGTTNGAGDGAGTNGGTAGSYVIQGGYMLGSSSGGAAGNSQNYSHTARASPATVQWLLDNYETAEGVSLPRSTLYCHYLLHCQEQKLEPVNAASFGKLIRSVFMGLRTRRLGTRGNSKYHYYGLRIKAGSSLLRLMEDQQHLAMRQQPFSQKQRLKPVHKVEGMTNGTAAGAGQQQQQQQQGSGQVDISTQVQQYQQFLDASRSLPEFADIDLQEKSLPEGIELEHIKSFQLLYREHCEAILDVMVNLQFTLVETLWKTFWRFSQSQDGDPTLAVHDESEKRLPKSCLVILCKYDPVLRWSRDCDNSLYQSLVEILIPDVLRPIPSALTQAIRNFAKSLESWLTNAMMNIPEEMVRIKVTSANAFAQTLRRYTSLNHLAQAARAVLQNTAQINQMLSDLNRVDFANVQEQASWVCRCEDRVVQRLEQDFKLTLQQQNSLEQWAAWLDGVVSQVLKPYQHSSTFPKAAKLFLLKWSFYSSMVIRDLTLRSAASFGSFHLIRLLYDEYMYYLIEHRVAQAKGETPIAVMGEFASLGRGLNQLDPDKEEEEEEDEESDEDGQELCLPSDGVVLGDESLEPPAKLARTDQRVLFTTGSADD; encoded by the exons ATGGCCACCGCAGGCTACGTAGGCGAGATCCAGCCGGCAGCCCAACCCCAGGGGGCTGGTGTCACCGTCACACCTGGGCAGCCCGATGCCAGCTCCACCCCTGCAACTGCCCCTCAGTTTCTGGCTGAGATTCAGACTGCTGTGGCTACTCCCACTGTCGTCACATCCACGGGCCAAACTGCTCCCACTGAGCAAGCCACTTCCATCATCATTCAGAAGCCTGCAGCTGGTAGTCAAGCTCAGCCCACAGCACAGGCCCAGTCACTTCAGACTCAGTATGTGACGGCAGAAATCCAGGGCTCCCCTTCAGAGACTGGAAATGCTCAAAGCACTCCTCAGTACATCGTTGTAACAGTCACGG AGGGCTCCCTTCACTCAAGTGACAGTTTGTCGGACTCTagtcctcctccagctgtggTGCAGACAGGTGTTCCCACACAGGTTGTTCAACAGGTGCAGACGGCTCAGCAG CAGAGGTCTGTGGTGCAGGCCACCTCCCAGATAACCAAGACTGAGCCAGGGACCCAGCTCAGCGTCACCAGTCTACAGCCTGTTCATATCAGCCAGGAG GTCCAGCAGCTCACACCAGTGCCAGTTCAACATGTTTACACCAATCAAGTGCAGTATGTGGAAGGAGGAGACACCAACTACACCACCAGCACCAT TCGCTCCAGCACCTTCCCTTACACTGACACACCCCTGTACACCCAGACCACAGCCGCCCAGTATTATGAAAGTCAGCCAACTTCAGGCTCTCAGGCCTCCACCCCTGGCACTCCTCTTACCGTCTCTGTGACGGCTGGCACGACAGGGGGCTTGTCCATGTTTGTGGCACAGCCCACCATTGCggcagggggaggagccacagTGGTGACCACAGGTGGCACCACCAATGGGGCAGGGGATGGGGCAGGCACCAATGGTGGCACAGCAGGCAGCTATGTGATCCAGGGGGGTTACATGctgggcagcagcagcggaggggCAGCTGGCAACAGTCAGAACTACTCACACACCGCCCGCGCCTCCCCAGCCACT GTACAGTGGTTGCTGGACAACTATGAGACAGCTGAAGGAGTGAGTCTGCCGCGTTCCACCCTCTACTGCCACTATCTGCTGCACTGTCAGGAGCAGAAACTCGAGCCTGTTAATGCTGCCTCTTTTGGGAAACTCATTAGATCTGTTTTCATGGGGCTACGCACACGACGCCTGGGCACTCG GGGTAATTCAAAATACCACTACTATGGCCTGAGGATCAAGGCAGGTTCCTCTCTTCTCCGTCTCATGGAAGACCAGCAACATCTGGCCATGAGGCAGCAGCCCTTCTCACAGAAACAGAG GTTGAAGCCTGTGCACAAAGTGGAAGGAATGACAAACGGCACTGCGGCAGGAGcaggccagcagcagcagcagcagcaacaggggTCAGGACAGGTGGACATCAGCACCCAGGTTCAACAGTACCAGCAGTTCTTAG atGCGTCTAGATCTCTACCAGAGTTCGCAGATATCGACCTTCAGGAGAAGTCTCTGCCGGAGGGTATCGAACTGGAGCACATAAAGAGCTTTCAGCTGCTGTACAGAGAGCACTGTGAG gCCATACTGGATGTGATGGTCAACCTGCAGTTTACCCTGGTGGAGACACTGTGGAAGACCTTCTGGAGATTCAGCCAGAGCCAGGATGGAGATCCCACCTTGGCTGT TCATGATGAGTCAGAGAAGCGTCTCCCTAAGTCCTGCCTGGTGATTCTGTGCAAGTACGACCCAGTGCTGCGCTGGAGCCGTGACTGTGACAACAGCCTGTACCAGAGCCTGGTGGAGATCCTCATCCCTGATGTCCTCAGGCCCATCCCCA GTGCCTTAACTCAAGCCATCCGTAATTTTGCCAAGAGCCTGGAGAGCTGGCTGACCAATGCCATGATGAACATCCCAGAGGAGATGGTCCGAATCAAG GTAACTTCAGCCAATGCGTTTGCTCAGACACTGCGTCGCTACACCAGTCTGAACCACCTCGCCCAGGCGGCCCGCGCTGTCCTCCAGAACACAGCTCAGATCAACCAGATGCTCTCGGACCTCAACCGCGTTGATTTTGCAAACGTCCAG GAGCAGGCTTCGTGGGTGTGCCGGTGTGAAGACCGTGTTGTGCAGCGGCTGGAGCAGGATTTCAAGCTGACCCTTCAGCAGCAGAACTCCCTGGAGCAGTGGGCTGCGTGGCTGGATGGCGTAGTTTCCCAAGTTCTTAAGCCCTACCAGCACAGCTCTACCTTCCCGAAGGCCGCTAAGCTCTTCCTGCTCAAGTGGTCCTTTTACAG TTCCATGGTAATCAGGGACTTAACCCTGCGGAGTGCAGCCAGTTTCGGTTCCTTTCACTTGATCCGCCTGCTCTACGATGAGTACATGTACTACCTGATTGAGCACAGAGTTGCCCAGGCTAAAGGAGAAACCCCCATCGCTGTCATGGGAGAG TTTGCCAGTTTAGGCCGGGGTCTAAACCAGCTGGATCCTGACAAAG aagaggaagaggaggaggatgaggagagtgACGAGGATGGTCAGGAGCTTTGTCTTCCCTCAGACGGGGTCGTGCTTGGAGATGAGTCTCTGGAGCCGCCTGCTAAGCTGGCCAGAACTGACCAGAGAGTCCTCTTCACCACCGGATCAGCTGACGACTAA
- the rfx1a gene encoding MHC class II regulatory factor RFX1a isoform X2 — protein sequence MATAGYVGEIQPAAQPQGAGVTVTPGQPDASSTPATAPQFLAEIQTAVATPTVVTSTGQTAPTEQATSIIIQKPAAGSQAQPTAQAQSLQTQYVTAEIQGSPSETGNAQSTPQYIVVTVTEGSLHSSDSLSDSSPPPAVVQTGVPTQVVQQVQTAQQRSVVQATSQITKTEPGTQLSVTSLQPVHISQEVQQLTPVPVQHVYTNQVQYVEGGDTNYTTSTIRSSTFPYTDTPLYTQTTAAQYYESQPTSGSQASTPGTPLTVSVTAGTTGGLSMFVAQPTIAAGGGATVVTTGGTTNGAGDGAGTNGGTAGSYVIQGGYMLGSSSGGAAGNSQNYSHTARASPATVSITEGEESSVPSADKKVQWLLDNYETAEGVSLPRSTLYCHYLLHCQEQKLEPVNAASFGKLIRSVFMGLRTRRLGTRGNSKYHYYGLRIKAGSSLLRLMEDQQHLAMRQQPFSQKQRLKPVHKVEGMTNGTAAGAGQQQQQQQQGSGQVDISTQVQQYQQFLDASRSLPEFADIDLQEKSLPEGIELEHIKSFQLLYREHCEAILDVMVNLQFTLVETLWKTFWRFSQSQDGDPTLAVHDESEKRLPKSCLVILCKYDPVLRWSRDCDNSLYQSLVEILIPDVLRPIPSALTQAIRNFAKSLESWLTNAMMNIPEEMVRIKVTSANAFAQTLRRYTSLNHLAQAARAVLQNTAQINQMLSDLNRVDFANVQEQASWVCRCEDRVVQRLEQDFKLTLQQQNSLEQWAAWLDGVVSQVLKPYQHSSTFPKAAKLFLLKWSFYSSMVIRDLTLRSAASFGSFHLIRLLYDEYMYYLIEHRVAQAKGETPIAVMGEFASLGRGLNQLDPDKEEEEEEDEESDEDGQELCLPSDGVVLGDESLEPPAKLARTDQRVLFTTGSADD from the exons ATGGCCACCGCAGGCTACGTAGGCGAGATCCAGCCGGCAGCCCAACCCCAGGGGGCTGGTGTCACCGTCACACCTGGGCAGCCCGATGCCAGCTCCACCCCTGCAACTGCCCCTCAGTTTCTGGCTGAGATTCAGACTGCTGTGGCTACTCCCACTGTCGTCACATCCACGGGCCAAACTGCTCCCACTGAGCAAGCCACTTCCATCATCATTCAGAAGCCTGCAGCTGGTAGTCAAGCTCAGCCCACAGCACAGGCCCAGTCACTTCAGACTCAGTATGTGACGGCAGAAATCCAGGGCTCCCCTTCAGAGACTGGAAATGCTCAAAGCACTCCTCAGTACATCGTTGTAACAGTCACGG AGGGCTCCCTTCACTCAAGTGACAGTTTGTCGGACTCTagtcctcctccagctgtggTGCAGACAGGTGTTCCCACACAGGTTGTTCAACAGGTGCAGACGGCTCAGCAG AGGTCTGTGGTGCAGGCCACCTCCCAGATAACCAAGACTGAGCCAGGGACCCAGCTCAGCGTCACCAGTCTACAGCCTGTTCATATCAGCCAGGAG GTCCAGCAGCTCACACCAGTGCCAGTTCAACATGTTTACACCAATCAAGTGCAGTATGTGGAAGGAGGAGACACCAACTACACCACCAGCACCAT TCGCTCCAGCACCTTCCCTTACACTGACACACCCCTGTACACCCAGACCACAGCCGCCCAGTATTATGAAAGTCAGCCAACTTCAGGCTCTCAGGCCTCCACCCCTGGCACTCCTCTTACCGTCTCTGTGACGGCTGGCACGACAGGGGGCTTGTCCATGTTTGTGGCACAGCCCACCATTGCggcagggggaggagccacagTGGTGACCACAGGTGGCACCACCAATGGGGCAGGGGATGGGGCAGGCACCAATGGTGGCACAGCAGGCAGCTATGTGATCCAGGGGGGTTACATGctgggcagcagcagcggaggggCAGCTGGCAACAGTCAGAACTACTCACACACCGCCCGCGCCTCCCCAGCCACTGTGAGTATTACAGAGGGCGAGGAGAGTAGCGTGCCGTCGGCAGACAAGAAG GTACAGTGGTTGCTGGACAACTATGAGACAGCTGAAGGAGTGAGTCTGCCGCGTTCCACCCTCTACTGCCACTATCTGCTGCACTGTCAGGAGCAGAAACTCGAGCCTGTTAATGCTGCCTCTTTTGGGAAACTCATTAGATCTGTTTTCATGGGGCTACGCACACGACGCCTGGGCACTCG GGGTAATTCAAAATACCACTACTATGGCCTGAGGATCAAGGCAGGTTCCTCTCTTCTCCGTCTCATGGAAGACCAGCAACATCTGGCCATGAGGCAGCAGCCCTTCTCACAGAAACAGAG GTTGAAGCCTGTGCACAAAGTGGAAGGAATGACAAACGGCACTGCGGCAGGAGcaggccagcagcagcagcagcagcaacaggggTCAGGACAGGTGGACATCAGCACCCAGGTTCAACAGTACCAGCAGTTCTTAG atGCGTCTAGATCTCTACCAGAGTTCGCAGATATCGACCTTCAGGAGAAGTCTCTGCCGGAGGGTATCGAACTGGAGCACATAAAGAGCTTTCAGCTGCTGTACAGAGAGCACTGTGAG gCCATACTGGATGTGATGGTCAACCTGCAGTTTACCCTGGTGGAGACACTGTGGAAGACCTTCTGGAGATTCAGCCAGAGCCAGGATGGAGATCCCACCTTGGCTGT TCATGATGAGTCAGAGAAGCGTCTCCCTAAGTCCTGCCTGGTGATTCTGTGCAAGTACGACCCAGTGCTGCGCTGGAGCCGTGACTGTGACAACAGCCTGTACCAGAGCCTGGTGGAGATCCTCATCCCTGATGTCCTCAGGCCCATCCCCA GTGCCTTAACTCAAGCCATCCGTAATTTTGCCAAGAGCCTGGAGAGCTGGCTGACCAATGCCATGATGAACATCCCAGAGGAGATGGTCCGAATCAAG GTAACTTCAGCCAATGCGTTTGCTCAGACACTGCGTCGCTACACCAGTCTGAACCACCTCGCCCAGGCGGCCCGCGCTGTCCTCCAGAACACAGCTCAGATCAACCAGATGCTCTCGGACCTCAACCGCGTTGATTTTGCAAACGTCCAG GAGCAGGCTTCGTGGGTGTGCCGGTGTGAAGACCGTGTTGTGCAGCGGCTGGAGCAGGATTTCAAGCTGACCCTTCAGCAGCAGAACTCCCTGGAGCAGTGGGCTGCGTGGCTGGATGGCGTAGTTTCCCAAGTTCTTAAGCCCTACCAGCACAGCTCTACCTTCCCGAAGGCCGCTAAGCTCTTCCTGCTCAAGTGGTCCTTTTACAG TTCCATGGTAATCAGGGACTTAACCCTGCGGAGTGCAGCCAGTTTCGGTTCCTTTCACTTGATCCGCCTGCTCTACGATGAGTACATGTACTACCTGATTGAGCACAGAGTTGCCCAGGCTAAAGGAGAAACCCCCATCGCTGTCATGGGAGAG TTTGCCAGTTTAGGCCGGGGTCTAAACCAGCTGGATCCTGACAAAG aagaggaagaggaggaggatgaggagagtgACGAGGATGGTCAGGAGCTTTGTCTTCCCTCAGACGGGGTCGTGCTTGGAGATGAGTCTCTGGAGCCGCCTGCTAAGCTGGCCAGAACTGACCAGAGAGTCCTCTTCACCACCGGATCAGCTGACGACTAA
- the rfx1a gene encoding MHC class II regulatory factor RFX1a isoform X4 has protein sequence MATAGYVGEIQPAAQPQGAGVTVTPGQPDASSTPATAPQFLAEIQTAVATPTVVTSTGQTAPTEQATSIIIQKPAAGSQAQPTAQAQSLQTQYVTAEIQGSPSETGNAQSTPQYIVVTVTEGSLHSSDSLSDSSPPPAVVQTGVPTQVVQQVQTAQQRSVVQATSQITKTEPGTQLSVTSLQPVHISQEVQQLTPVPVQHVYTNQVQYVEGGDTNYTTSTIRSSTFPYTDTPLYTQTTAAQYYESQPTSGSQASTPGTPLTVSVTAGTTGGLSMFVAQPTIAAGGGATVVTTGGTTNGAGDGAGTNGGTAGSYVIQGGYMLGSSSGGAAGNSQNYSHTARASPATVQWLLDNYETAEGVSLPRSTLYCHYLLHCQEQKLEPVNAASFGKLIRSVFMGLRTRRLGTRGNSKYHYYGLRIKAGSSLLRLMEDQQHLAMRQQPFSQKQRLKPVHKVEGMTNGTAAGAGQQQQQQQQGSGQVDISTQVQQYQQFLDASRSLPEFADIDLQEKSLPEGIELEHIKSFQLLYREHCEAILDVMVNLQFTLVETLWKTFWRFSQSQDGDPTLAVHDESEKRLPKSCLVILCKYDPVLRWSRDCDNSLYQSLVEILIPDVLRPIPSALTQAIRNFAKSLESWLTNAMMNIPEEMVRIKVTSANAFAQTLRRYTSLNHLAQAARAVLQNTAQINQMLSDLNRVDFANVQEQASWVCRCEDRVVQRLEQDFKLTLQQQNSLEQWAAWLDGVVSQVLKPYQHSSTFPKAAKLFLLKWSFYSSMVIRDLTLRSAASFGSFHLIRLLYDEYMYYLIEHRVAQAKGETPIAVMGEFASLGRGLNQLDPDKEEEEEEDEESDEDGQELCLPSDGVVLGDESLEPPAKLARTDQRVLFTTGSADD, from the exons ATGGCCACCGCAGGCTACGTAGGCGAGATCCAGCCGGCAGCCCAACCCCAGGGGGCTGGTGTCACCGTCACACCTGGGCAGCCCGATGCCAGCTCCACCCCTGCAACTGCCCCTCAGTTTCTGGCTGAGATTCAGACTGCTGTGGCTACTCCCACTGTCGTCACATCCACGGGCCAAACTGCTCCCACTGAGCAAGCCACTTCCATCATCATTCAGAAGCCTGCAGCTGGTAGTCAAGCTCAGCCCACAGCACAGGCCCAGTCACTTCAGACTCAGTATGTGACGGCAGAAATCCAGGGCTCCCCTTCAGAGACTGGAAATGCTCAAAGCACTCCTCAGTACATCGTTGTAACAGTCACGG AGGGCTCCCTTCACTCAAGTGACAGTTTGTCGGACTCTagtcctcctccagctgtggTGCAGACAGGTGTTCCCACACAGGTTGTTCAACAGGTGCAGACGGCTCAGCAG AGGTCTGTGGTGCAGGCCACCTCCCAGATAACCAAGACTGAGCCAGGGACCCAGCTCAGCGTCACCAGTCTACAGCCTGTTCATATCAGCCAGGAG GTCCAGCAGCTCACACCAGTGCCAGTTCAACATGTTTACACCAATCAAGTGCAGTATGTGGAAGGAGGAGACACCAACTACACCACCAGCACCAT TCGCTCCAGCACCTTCCCTTACACTGACACACCCCTGTACACCCAGACCACAGCCGCCCAGTATTATGAAAGTCAGCCAACTTCAGGCTCTCAGGCCTCCACCCCTGGCACTCCTCTTACCGTCTCTGTGACGGCTGGCACGACAGGGGGCTTGTCCATGTTTGTGGCACAGCCCACCATTGCggcagggggaggagccacagTGGTGACCACAGGTGGCACCACCAATGGGGCAGGGGATGGGGCAGGCACCAATGGTGGCACAGCAGGCAGCTATGTGATCCAGGGGGGTTACATGctgggcagcagcagcggaggggCAGCTGGCAACAGTCAGAACTACTCACACACCGCCCGCGCCTCCCCAGCCACT GTACAGTGGTTGCTGGACAACTATGAGACAGCTGAAGGAGTGAGTCTGCCGCGTTCCACCCTCTACTGCCACTATCTGCTGCACTGTCAGGAGCAGAAACTCGAGCCTGTTAATGCTGCCTCTTTTGGGAAACTCATTAGATCTGTTTTCATGGGGCTACGCACACGACGCCTGGGCACTCG GGGTAATTCAAAATACCACTACTATGGCCTGAGGATCAAGGCAGGTTCCTCTCTTCTCCGTCTCATGGAAGACCAGCAACATCTGGCCATGAGGCAGCAGCCCTTCTCACAGAAACAGAG GTTGAAGCCTGTGCACAAAGTGGAAGGAATGACAAACGGCACTGCGGCAGGAGcaggccagcagcagcagcagcagcaacaggggTCAGGACAGGTGGACATCAGCACCCAGGTTCAACAGTACCAGCAGTTCTTAG atGCGTCTAGATCTCTACCAGAGTTCGCAGATATCGACCTTCAGGAGAAGTCTCTGCCGGAGGGTATCGAACTGGAGCACATAAAGAGCTTTCAGCTGCTGTACAGAGAGCACTGTGAG gCCATACTGGATGTGATGGTCAACCTGCAGTTTACCCTGGTGGAGACACTGTGGAAGACCTTCTGGAGATTCAGCCAGAGCCAGGATGGAGATCCCACCTTGGCTGT TCATGATGAGTCAGAGAAGCGTCTCCCTAAGTCCTGCCTGGTGATTCTGTGCAAGTACGACCCAGTGCTGCGCTGGAGCCGTGACTGTGACAACAGCCTGTACCAGAGCCTGGTGGAGATCCTCATCCCTGATGTCCTCAGGCCCATCCCCA GTGCCTTAACTCAAGCCATCCGTAATTTTGCCAAGAGCCTGGAGAGCTGGCTGACCAATGCCATGATGAACATCCCAGAGGAGATGGTCCGAATCAAG GTAACTTCAGCCAATGCGTTTGCTCAGACACTGCGTCGCTACACCAGTCTGAACCACCTCGCCCAGGCGGCCCGCGCTGTCCTCCAGAACACAGCTCAGATCAACCAGATGCTCTCGGACCTCAACCGCGTTGATTTTGCAAACGTCCAG GAGCAGGCTTCGTGGGTGTGCCGGTGTGAAGACCGTGTTGTGCAGCGGCTGGAGCAGGATTTCAAGCTGACCCTTCAGCAGCAGAACTCCCTGGAGCAGTGGGCTGCGTGGCTGGATGGCGTAGTTTCCCAAGTTCTTAAGCCCTACCAGCACAGCTCTACCTTCCCGAAGGCCGCTAAGCTCTTCCTGCTCAAGTGGTCCTTTTACAG TTCCATGGTAATCAGGGACTTAACCCTGCGGAGTGCAGCCAGTTTCGGTTCCTTTCACTTGATCCGCCTGCTCTACGATGAGTACATGTACTACCTGATTGAGCACAGAGTTGCCCAGGCTAAAGGAGAAACCCCCATCGCTGTCATGGGAGAG TTTGCCAGTTTAGGCCGGGGTCTAAACCAGCTGGATCCTGACAAAG aagaggaagaggaggaggatgaggagagtgACGAGGATGGTCAGGAGCTTTGTCTTCCCTCAGACGGGGTCGTGCTTGGAGATGAGTCTCTGGAGCCGCCTGCTAAGCTGGCCAGAACTGACCAGAGAGTCCTCTTCACCACCGGATCAGCTGACGACTAA